The Bos indicus x Bos taurus breed Angus x Brahman F1 hybrid chromosome 11, Bos_hybrid_MaternalHap_v2.0, whole genome shotgun sequence sequence AagaacacaagaaaagaaaagtacaggccaATACCCCTagtgaacatcagttcagttcagttcagtcgctcagtcatgtctgactctttgcgaccccatgaatcacagcacgccaggcctccctgtccatcaccaactcccggagttcactcacactcatgtccatcgagtcggtgatgccatccagccatctcatcctctgttgtccccttctcctcctgaccctaatccctcccagcatcagagtcttttccaatgagtcaactcttcacatgaggtggctaaagtactggagtttcagcttcagcatcattccttccaaagaaatcccagggctgatctcctttagaatggactggttggatctccttgcagtccaagggactctcaagagtcttctccaacaccacagttcaaaagcatcaattcttccacgcttagtcttctccacagtccaactctcacatccatacatgaccacagggaaaaccatagccttgactagatggaccttagttggcagagtaatgtctctgcttttgaatatgctatctaggttggtcataactttccttccaaggagtaagcatcttttaacataGATAtacaaaaaatcttcaaaaatatttgcaaactgaattcaacagtaGAGTAAGAGGATTGTATACCATGATAAAGTGAGATATATTCTTTGGATGCAAGAATGGGGTCGACATATGCAAATGAGTCAATGAGatatatcacattaaaaaattgaagataaaaatcatatgaccatcccaataaacacagaaaaagtacttgataaaattcaacatcctgtCATGAAAAAGACTCTCAATGATTTAAGCATAaagggaatatacctcaacataataaaagtcatataggACAAGCCCACATTTAATGTCCCCAACAGTGAAATTCTGAAAgattttcctttaagatcaagaacaagacaagtgtgcccGCTTTATCACTTTTATTAAACACAGTTCTGAAAGTTCTAGCTAGAACaattagaaaacaaagcaaaaggcatccaaattggaaaggaagaagtgaaattatctctatttacagatgacatgatcttataaataaaaccctaaagactccaccaaaaattTATTAGAATAAAGAAATTTAGTAAAATTGCAAGACAAAAAATCAATAGgcaaaaattatatacatttctcTGCATTAATAATGAACtatgagaaaaaggaaatataaaaaatcaTTTACTCGTGTATAACCAAAgagaactatggtgttggagaagactcttgagagtcccttggacagcatgatcaaaccagtcaatcctaaaagaaatcagtcttgaatattcattggaaggactgatgctgaagctgaagctccaatactttggccacctgatgtgaagaactgattcattgttattggaaaagacactgatgctgggaaagattgaagtcaggaggagacggggataacagaggatgaactggttggatggcatcactgcctcagtggacatgaatttgagcaagctccaggagttggtgatggacagggaagcctggcatgctgtagtccacggactcacaaagagttggatgactgagtgactaaactgaactgaaacataaacttaattttaaaacatcaagaTGGTAGTGTCAGCAACAGTATGTTAGATacttagaaaattaaattattttcccaaagAGTCCTTTTTCGAAACTCTAGctaatttttctcttccttcccatgTTTGTTGCTCTCtatctaagtgaaagtgaagtcactcaatcgtgtccaactctttgcgaccccatgaactgcagcccaccaggctcctccatccatggaattttccaggcaagaatactggagtgggttgccatttccttctccaggagatcttctcgacccagggactgaacccaggtctcctgcattgtaggcagatgctttaccatctgagccaccagggaagtctctaagtAACCTTATTTGATTCCCTTAAGCATTTACgactaaattaaattatttatttacattttccttcACTAGAATGTAATACTCCTGAAGACAGAATCTTTATAACACCGTTTCTAGATGCTAAGCATTTATTGACTGTGTAACCATAAAAGATGAGATAATTGGGCCCTTATGCTTCCTTCTACCTCCCCTCTGccagatattattatttttattactcttttatttatattatttatttttatctttattaccCTCAAGGTATACTACAACTATGTTTTGTTGTATTCTCAGTTCCAACAAGTCCTTAGccttaattttatatgaaaattaattaaatgctCATCATCATGTGGTAAAGGGTGTGCTCATCATCATGTGGTAAAGGGTTACCACAGTTTACTCTTTTCAAGTTTCTGTATTCTGATTCCATACTCAATTAGCTGCATTTGACCACTGGGAAAATTTTCCAAGAAGAGTCACTAAATGTTATTTCCTTGCGTCTTCTGATGTTTGAGGATGTCTGTTAATTGCCTTCATAATTGAAACTCATATCAGCTGGATAATTTATAATTGagtcacatttatttttcatttaattttataaacataatttcTTTGTCTTCTGGCCCATATGTTACAGTGGAAAAGGCTGAAGTCAGCCAGAGCTTTTCACCCTTGCAGATAATTTGTCATTTTCCCTGAATATGTAtgcatttctctcttttcctagaacttaaatgtcagttttctggactgattttttttttaatagcatagTTCTCTTTTCATATTGAGAATAATTTCCCTCTATTTCAGAAGAACGTTTCTTCATGACCacttttaattcattattttctttcccattgaTTGACTTCTTGACTTCATCAAAGCAAATTACACTTGTCTgttcaactttttctctctctacattAAACTTTCTTCATATTATTCTTTCTTCCATCTATATTATCTATTATTTCTCATTGCATATATTATTTCCCATATATTAAGGGAGATTGTCATTAAACAACATATggaaaaacattataaaattacAAATCTTGAGAAATggtgcaaggaaaaaaaaaaactttaatagttatatagaaaatgaaagtttctcagtcgtgtccaattctttggagccccatggactgtatagtccctggaattctccaggccagaatactggaatgggtagcttttcccttctccaggggatcttcccaacccaggaattgaaccagggtctcctgcattgcaggtggattctttaccaaatgagcttaGTGATATAGGGGGTCCTAACTTATACTAGGTAATGTATACTAGGTCCCCCATAGTGATATAGGGGGTCCTAATTTATACTAGATAATCAGGAAAGAGTTCTCAGTAGAAGCGATATTTAAGCTGTGAAGTAAATGTTGAGTTAATCAGGTGAAGAGTTAGTGGGAAATCATTGGGACAAATTGCATATAGAGGAAATAGCTTGTCTCTCTCTGCACCAGGAAAATAATTGGTGTTTGAAGAACCAAAAGACAGTCTGTATAGCTGAAGTACAATGaatgccagaaaaaaataaaatgatttggaatggtttttgaaaggaaaggaaaatcatATAGAGCAACAGTAGATAAAAgagtcattgtttagttgctaagtcttgttcaactctttcacaaccccatcaacgatagcctgccaggctcctctgtccatggggttctccaggcaagaatactggagtcagttgccctttccttccccaggaggtctttcccacccaaggattgaacccacatctcctgcttggtaggcagattctttaccacctggaaaTCCCAAAAGGattctattttattctaaattaGATTATAATTCaatcaagttatttttaaaggagaGATACGAGGTATTTgtagtaataaataaaatatcacctCATTAGCAGTATGAAATTTAAGGGGTAGAACAAATGTGTGATGAATAGAGTAACAAGTAGATATAGTGTGAAGAAGTATTGGTAATGATTTGTATAATGGTGATAGCAGTGGACTTGAAAAGAGATGCATAAATTTAAGATATTTGGGGGAAGTAGAACTGACAGAATTTTGCAATGTGTTGAGGGTTGCATATGTGAATAAAAAAGAATGTCAAGGAAACCTTCATATTTCTGAAATATACAAGGAGAGGTATAGACACTATTTACCAAATCAGAAAAATTAGAAAGGAGAGTCACGTTGCCTTGGTTGTGAGAGGTTGAAACATAAGGATCACtctgtatatatattaaatttgtgATGCCCATTAAATAGCAATGTGAGATGTGGAGGAGGCAGCTGTAATATGAATTTGATACTTAGAGTTCTTAATAACTGTTAGACAAAAGAGTCTAGGCATCATaatcagtggttgcagcacaccagctcagcagttgcggctcacgggctctagagcgcaggctcagtggttgtggcgcatgcgcttagttgctcagaagtgtgtggaatcttcccagaccagagatcaaacccacgtcccctgcattggcaagcagattcttacccactgtgccaccagggaagtacctgaaTGTAATACTTAATTACGTAACGCTAACATAGCGTTCAGAGACTAttcatagaaaattttaaatatagtgaaATACTTATAGAATACTTAGAAGTTACCATTTAAAGCTTTACTCAGATTAACTCACTAAATCCATATAATAAAGCCAGTAAGTAACTAGTAAGTTACTCTTATTCTAGTTTTAACAATGAACATTCTGAGGCAAAGAGAGGTACATGCTCTAGGACACACAGCTAATTAATTACATGTctagaataaagaaaattaaaggaaagagtagaggaaaaaagaagtaaggATGATTCTAAAAGacccatgtaccccaatgttgatagaagcactgtttacaatagccaaacatggaagcaacctagatgtccattcacagatgaatggataaagaagctgtggtacatatatacaatggaatattagccataaaaaggaatgaatttgaatcCATTCTAGTGAAgtagatgaaactagagcctgttatacagaatgaagtaagtcaaaaagagaaaaacaaatatcatatattaatgcaaatacatgaaatctagaaaaatgttactggtgaacctatttgcagggcagcaataaagacacagacatagagaacaggcttgtggacacagcgggggaagcAGAAAGTGGGATGAATccagagtagcattgaaacatctaCATTacctatgtaaaatagatagccagagaggacagacagactgCAGCCCAGGGGAGAGTTTTTGTGGTTCTTCTGATTTCAGGTGATGGGCAGGGTTGGGCTGGTGCTATGATCTCTCTAACTCAATAGTTCCATGATTCTATGATGTCACTGAAGAGAGAAGAATTGGGAGCTGGGCTCGGCTCCAGCTATGCCAATTCCTCCGTCCTCTGGATTCTGATAGTTTTTGGGATGAGGGGAGATGAGCTGAGTTCCAGCTCAGTCTCCCCTCTAGCCACCTCAGCCCCCACCACATTTATGGAGAGAAATTAACCAGGGTGAGTCCACACCACCAGAACAAGCCGAGCATCTTTTATGAAGCTGATcaaaagaacaacaataaaaacatccttttattcttctgtttctaGAAAACTTAAAGAACAAGAGAACTACATTCACACTGAGCTGGAAAACATATTTGGACAATCTGTGATTGTGAGAGTAGATGAGTCGTCTAGTTAACCATATGAACTTTGAAACCACAGCATTCACTTTCTTCATCATCCTTCTAATTTGCCTCAGTTGCATCTTCCTTTTATTGGTggtttttttatataaatggtatAAATCCATGCTGATAAATTGGGATCAGACTTTAAGTCAGTAGCAAATGTATCTAGTAATAatataaagcaatttaaaatagaGCAAATAATAATGCTGTAGGTAtctgttttttctatttcaggGTTTTAGAAATGCTAATTTCCTGCTTAAAAGTGAAGTTCCTTTCCAAGTCTTAAcattaagacctttctttcttttccacacTTTCTCCTTTGTGATTATAGTTCCCAAAGCAGgacagatgaagagacagaaaaaggtCCTTGTACAGAAAATGAAGGTGAAGATTGTCTAGCTGCTAATACAGAGATGAACAATTTAGACAACCAAGAAAAGTAAGTCCGCACCTTAGGATGTGGTGGAACACCATTTTTGTGTGTGACCATGAGGGCTAAGAtgcatgaattttaaaaaccttgCTGATTGATTTTCTAGGACTCTTGCACCTGCAAGGCATGGCATTCTTGTCCAGAGACGGAGTAAAGATGCGATGACCACACCCTTAGGAaatagagaggatgtggagggtgaagaagagaacaaaataaaagagaagcaaaagcctGAGAATGCTAGAGAAAATGGTCAAGAGGTGATATGCTTTTCTACTCTTAAGAGGCATTTAGTATTTAAAGAAGAGGTAAATTCCTTGGCTAGGTATATTGAAGGATGGTCTTGTTTGTAACTTAGGTTTGTATCTGGAAGGAGTGCAGTGTTGACAATCATTTAAACCACCCTTCTTAGCTTATTGGTTCATTTTGTTAAACCAATTACACATGCCATGCCTGGACACTTGCTCCATCTTCATCCTTACATTTGTGGTTTTCTTAATAATTccctttcattttgctttattcaGAATCCTAAGGTGTTAGAGCTGGAGGAGATCATTTAGGGAGCCAACCCTCTTATGTTACGAATGAGAAAATAAGATGAATTGTTGAAGTCACTCCTCCTCCCTAGCCAGGCTCAGGACCAGATGCCAAAGACCTGCTCTACTTCTGGGTTCCTTCTACAACAGCTTGTAAACATTGTCGGGGCCTTCTTGAACTCCGTGTTTGAGGCTGCCTAATAACAACAGCTCACATGTCCTCCTAACATGAGACCCATGACCACTTGGAGACAGAATGGTGATCCAAGTGGCTCTTGGGTTTGCCTCCTTTGTAGAGAAAATAACACATGTTGCCAGATGCtatttgaatatagcagtgtgtgcttTTATAAccatagaaatatgaaaattatgccTTTATGGATTATTACTGCTTTTCTGTATCATTTAGAaatcctttttctgtttcttacaaTATACATATAacccatattttttaaaagcagggcTTGTTGTTTTCATAAATTTATCATTGATATTATTTGTTATATTCTCTTACAGGATGACTATTTGCAAAAATCACTCATACCTCTCACTGGAAGTTCTTCAGTTGTTGATAACCATAAAAGACCCTTAAAAGGAGTCACATTTTCTAGGGAGGTAATCGTTGTGGACCTTGGAAAGGACAATCCTATGGCTCGAAGCTATACTCGATTACataaagagagaaagtgaagcTCAAAAAAGGCTGAGAGCAAAAGAAATGTAACCTTAGACTAACAAGGAAATGACTGGGGGTGCAAAATCATGTTGAAACAGCAAAATAATGGGGAATTATGCAAATATggataatattttatctttgtgcaGAAAAGGTGGACTATGTGCAAAATTCTATAAGTAAAATACCCAGGGCAACTCAAATGTGAGTTCAAGAAATTGATTGTATTAAGTGTCCTTAAAACTCTGTCTACTCAAACACTGTTGTACCATGTGAATAAAGTTATTTGTGTTTGTGCAGATGTCTTTTAGGTCATATTCAAGGGGGATTTTGGAAACAGCCCAGGTTCTTGGTGCTTTGATCATAGGCATTTAGAATCAAATAACATTACTGCTAACATCATGGAAACTTTCAGTAAGTAGGACTTGGGTCTCCTCGACATAGTTCCCTTTGAATTCAGTCCTGAAATCTTTCTTGTCCTGacaactgctttttttttctaatttaaatatatatatatatatatatttatatataatataataatatataataaaaaggcAGAGAGGTGAAAATGTGTGTTGAGCCTGGTAGCTGGAGGCGTGTTGAGAGTTAAGAGTGAAGTGTGGTGAGGGGTCCGAGTACAGTAACTCTGAGGATTCCAGGCTAGAGAGAGGTACTGGGTAGAGAATGCAGTAAAGTAGTGTGTGCCGGGGGTGGGGGTCTACAGTAATATCCATCCAGAGCCCTAGAGTCCAGGAACTGTCTACAAGCACTGAAAAATATTGGTCTTTCACCTGATggtaacattaatttttttttgcctccatcccacagcatgtgggatccaacTTACCCTGTCAGGGATggagcctgtgccccctgcagtggaagcacagtcttaagcactggactgccaaggaagtcccaacatt is a genomic window containing:
- the C11H2orf74 gene encoding uncharacterized protein C2orf74 homolog — encoded protein: MNFETTAFTFFIILLICLSCIFLLLVVFLYKCSQSRTDEETEKGPCTENEGEDCLAANTEMNNLDNQEKTLAPARHGILVQRRSKDAMTTPLGNREDVEGEEENKIKEKQKPENARENGQEDDYLQKSLIPLTGSSSVVDNHKRPLKGVTFSREVIVVDLGKDNPMARSYTRLHKERK